The Collibacillus ludicampi region TCGCCCCGATATACCCTATAAAAAAGGCCAGGCGCAATCCCCCTTCCACAAGAGCAAATCCGACTCCACTTGTCGTTACCCATTTGGCGATAAAAACTGGCAGCAATATAAAAAACCCGATTCCGAACACGAGTGACGAGAAGATGGTCACCGCCAGTTGCCAAGGCGACATGGCTTCCTCACCTTCATCAAATGCAAGGTGAGAAGACTTTGTCAGTGCCTGCATCCCAACGACCATCGACTCATAAAGCACTGCGCATCCCCTCAGGATCGGCCAACGCAGTAGCGGATACTTATCAGCCAAAGACTCGCGCGTTTCCATATCGACATGAATGTCGCGGTTCGGTTTGCGCACGGCGACGGCAACTTTGTCGCCCCTGCGCATCATAACTCCTTCGATCACGGCCTGACCGCCAATATACATCTGTGGCTCCATCGTTTGTTCACACGCCCCTTCTAGTAAACAAGGCGAGACATCTGATTCCCTTATTGTATCATAATGCAAACAAAAAAGCAGGGGGTATCCCTGCCTCCCAAACTGGCCGGTGGCTCATCTCAAAAGCATGTAGTTATTGATGACACCGTTTGTCTTATACCAAACTTCCGATATCTTCTTTGTCGTTTCATCATAATAACAAATCGCTTTTGGTTTGGATTGATAGCCCGCTTGATCATGCATCGTTTCGCCGTTTTCCTTCGTGGCTAGAAAATAGATTCCTTTGCCGTCAGAAGAAAACTGCGCTTGTTTGATCTGCGTATACGTGTCTGAATCTGAGAAAAGGGGAACCGAGCGACCGGAATCCAGATCCAACTGATATACGGTATGTTTGGCATGTTCGTCGAAGGAATCGGCGACGGTGAAAAGGGCCTTTTTACCGCCGGTTGAGATGGACACATCGGTCACATCTTTGTTTATGGTTGTGATTTCTTTGCCCTTTTTATCGTTCGGCTGAAAAAGGGTCAGATGATAGGTGGGCGGTTGGGGCACCGCCTGATTCTTGTTGGCTTGTTCGACCTTCGTAAAATCATCTTGCAAAGAATAGGTTAACGATAAGATCTGATCGGAAGACGGATCGTAATCAAAGTATTTGACACTCAAATCTTTTTCCGCGGCATTCCAAACATCAACTGTTTGCGTCCGGATATCATATGTAGCCAGATGAAAGTTTCGCTCACCCGGAAGAACCACCCGCATATAGATTTTCGAATGTTTCGGGTCGATACGGAGAAAATCCACATTCGCCAGACGGTCGGTGAGCTGCTTCCTTTCCTTCGTAGCGAGATTCCATTCGAATAATTGAATAAGTCCTTTCTTATCCCGCCCCGTATAATATAAGATCTTCCGATCGGCTGACGGAACGGCCGTCGGATAGTTGGTCAGTTGCTGCTGATCCAAAAGCTGAGTCTGATTCTTTTCCGGGTTCGTATCATAAAACTGCACTCTGTCATTTGTATCCGAAAAAGCGACGAGCATTTCTTGATCGGATCCTCTGCCGCAGCCGGTAGCGAGCCATACGGAGAACATACATGCAACAAATGAGAGTAGAATTTTTCTTGTCATATCGGTACCTCTAGGTTATAGCCGGTACAGTCCCAATCAACCGAAACCCTAAGCCGTTTTCGTATGGAAGTTTCGTTAGGCACTGTACGAACGCATCGTGTTATAAAGCTAGCAATGTGACATTCGGAACGTATACGTTATCCAAAACACATCCCTTCATGTATACGTTCCTGAATGTTTAAAAATACAGAAGCAAAGGGATTCATGCATCTCTTCACTTCTGTATCTTCAATCGGATCTACGTATCTATTGTACGCAATCCATTAATCATGGAAATAGCGTCCGTGTATGATTCCATAATAGGTGTCTTGCCCCAAAATATTCGAGAAAACGTATGGCATAACGTCCAAGACGGCGTTCGGCAATGATCCTCGATCCCATTTATACACGAATGCGAGCCGATTGTTATCCAAGTTTCGAACCGCTATGCGCGTACCTGCCGGCGGTTCATCGAATCCTATTTTCGTTGCACAATCATAAGAGGACAAGACTTTACCGTCGGCGCCTATTTTTCCTTCACCATTGTAGTAAGTAATATTTCCATAGACGACCTGACCAGCCAGGTTCGGTTCGGCGAAAGCTGTGCCTGTTATACCTCCCAGTAAAGTTGCTCCCGTTAAAATCGATACGATTGTTCTCTTCATCCTATTCTCTCATTCCTCCTCACTTTTTTTACTATAATTTTCGACATTTCGTTGCGTTTTTTGGGTGTACAATACCATTCATGTAAATATTCAATAAAAAAATCCCCTTCCATGGGAAGGGGAAACATCTATCTCCGCGTTTTTACGAGGAGAAGAAACAAGGGTTATCTTTATTATATCCAAGTCTATACGTTTTTTATTACGTTATTTATGGTAATTGAGCCTTTCGAAAGCAGGTGAGTCGTTAAATGGCAGGTATGAGCTTGTTTCGTGTCAAAGTCTTGACTGTAAAGCCTGCATTTGAATTTTTTTGGCGTTTTCTTGTAAGAAAGACAGGGCTCGGTCAGCTTCCTCGTAACAGTTACGCACGGTTTGATGAATCCTCTCCAATTGTTGGTGTTGTTGGCGGATCGGAGCATTCAACGTACTTTCCACTTGCACATAGATGTTCTGCATCGTTTGCGTAGCTTGCCGCAGTTGCTGAAGCGCTGACAGAGAAAGGTTTTGCTGCAAACGGATCAACTCCTTGAAAAGATAAGACCGTTATTTTGGGCTCTATCGTATACTTTTCCGACAGAGTGGCAAACATAGTGTAACCGTTCGGGCGGAAAGTTTTTCACCGAATGCTTTATTTTTATCGATGAAGGCCATTCACTCGATAATAACAGATGAAATGGTTCATATTACATCTAAGAAATACAACCCCACGCACAGGAGAGATATGCAGATGGAATTCAAAAAAGGAAAGCCTGAAGACGGCTTGGACGAGTGGGCTAAAGATGCTGAAATCATCGGAGAGAATGTATATGAACGAATGGCTTCGAATCATCGGTTACGCGGAGATGCTGTTCACTTCAATGAAACGTTCGAACATGCGGGAGAACGACCGAATCGGTCGGAAGCTTCGAAGGACAGAGGATTAGAAGCTGCAGAAGAGGTGATTCTCGGCGACTTTGTCGTGGAGCCGGCCGTGAAGAATCAAAATAACGATGAGTTTTATCAAGAGGATCTTTAAACACAGAAGCTCCTAAGAACGGCTTCTACAATTCCCCCAGGAGGAAACCGTTTTAGGAGCTGATCTTGATCTTCTTTACTCGCTCACATGAACAGCAGGGCGTACAGGCACTTCATGACAATGTCTGCAGCGGGCTTCATAACTTTCTGCAGCGCCTACCAGAATTACGGGATCGCTCGCATACGCCGGATGCCCATTGATCAGACGTTGTGTACGGTTAGCAGGATTGCCGCATTTAACACAGATGGCCTGCAATTTATCCACATATTCAGCCATCGCCATTAACACTGGGGTCGGCCCGAACGGTTTGCCGCGAAAATCGAGATCCAATCCCGCAACGATGACGCGAAGCCCGCGATCTGCCAGCGAATTGCATACGTCGATAATCTGTTCATCGAAGAATTGCACTTCATCGATCGCAACCACTTCCGTATCCGGATCGACCAACTCCATGATCACGGCTGCCGAATCAACGGCCCATGCATCTTCCTGTGTTCCGTTATGCGACACAACTGCCGAATGATGATAGCGAACATCGATCGAGGGCTTGAACACTTGAACCTTCTGTTTGGCGATACGCGCCCGATTCACCCGCCGAATCAGTTCTTCGCTCTTACCCGAAAACATACTGCCACAAATGACCTCAATCCACCCCGATTGTTTAACAAAATACAACAGGATCTCTCCTCCTACAAGGACACCCCAAAATTGCTATCGAGACGCCGATAAGGCGGCTATGTAAACAAACGTTGATAAGTAGCTACGTAAAAAACTTCGTTCGAAGCGCTCATCATGAAAACATGTGTATATCATTGCGATTCATACGTTGAAAAAGCCGAGCAAATTGCCCGGCTTCATCTGCTTGCGCATTACAAGTTGTATTTCTTCTTGAAACGATCCACACGACCGCCCGCATCGACAAACTTCTGTTTACCGGTGAAGAAAGGGTGGCATTTCGAGCAG contains the following coding sequences:
- a CDS encoding thymidine kinase, which gives rise to MYFVKQSGWIEVICGSMFSGKSEELIRRVNRARIAKQKVQVFKPSIDVRYHHSAVVSHNGTQEDAWAVDSAAVIMELVDPDTEVVAIDEVQFFDEQIIDVCNSLADRGLRVIVAGLDLDFRGKPFGPTPVLMAMAEYVDKLQAICVKCGNPANRTQRLINGHPAYASDPVILVGAAESYEARCRHCHEVPVRPAVHVSE